In a single window of the Rhineura floridana isolate rRhiFlo1 chromosome 3, rRhiFlo1.hap2, whole genome shotgun sequence genome:
- the RNF222 gene encoding RING finger protein 222 isoform X1, protein MRHLCKSIDLWLPHVNKRTRMSASKTSKEAPVSISAECPVCYETFQSPKVSCRMLSCGHTFCHDCLVKCLLASREDGRLQNSLICPICRFVTFLCRKRACWSSKTDLTPPSLELPLSPSSLPCGVSLGPANTLVVPVQFLMPLSGYDGHQNACGCPSMDLMVRPDGSERESHVFIITQCGMPLIEENYDVIAQNSNVEAPGSVVSQRSLGMGCFQSPIILAIFLVSAVALLGAVLPWLLLVKKNE, encoded by the exons ATGAGACATCTCTGCAAATCTATTGATCT ATGGTTGCCACATGTGAACAAGAGAACAAGGATGTCTGCAAGCAAAACCAGCAAGGAGGCTCCTGTTAGCATCTCTGCTGAGTGTCCTGTATGTTATGAGACATTTCAGTCTCCAAAAGTGTCATGCCGGATGCTGAGCTGCGGGCACACTTTTTGCCATGACTGTTTGGTCAAGTGTCTTCTGGCATCACGGGAAGATGGCCGGCTACAGAACAGCCTCATCTGCCCCATCTGTCGCTTTGTGACCTTCCTTTGCAGGAAGAGAGCCTGCTGGTCTTCCAAGACTGACCTGACGCCTCCATCTCTGGAGTTACCACTCTCACCTTCTTCACTGCCTTGTGGAGTATCATTGGGGCCAGCAAACACTTTAGTGGTGCCTGTCCAATTCCTGATGCCGTTGAGTGGTTACGATGGCCACCAGAATGCTTGTGGCTGCCCTAGCATGGACTTGATGGTGCGCCCTGATGGCTCGGAACGGGAATCTCACGTGTTCATTATCACTCAATGTGGAATGCCACTAATTGAAGAGAACTATGATGTCATAGCTCAAAACAGCAATGTGGAAGCTCCAGGATCAGTGGTATCTCAGAGGTCTCTAGGAATGGGTTGCTTCCAATCACCCATTATCCTGGCAATTTTCCTTGTCTCCGCTGTCGCTCTTTTGGGGGCTGTGCTTCCCTGGCTTCTACTTGTGAAAAAGAATGAATGA
- the RNF222 gene encoding RING finger protein 222 isoform X2, with product MSASKTSKEAPVSISAECPVCYETFQSPKVSCRMLSCGHTFCHDCLVKCLLASREDGRLQNSLICPICRFVTFLCRKRACWSSKTDLTPPSLELPLSPSSLPCGVSLGPANTLVVPVQFLMPLSGYDGHQNACGCPSMDLMVRPDGSERESHVFIITQCGMPLIEENYDVIAQNSNVEAPGSVVSQRSLGMGCFQSPIILAIFLVSAVALLGAVLPWLLLVKKNE from the coding sequence ATGTCTGCAAGCAAAACCAGCAAGGAGGCTCCTGTTAGCATCTCTGCTGAGTGTCCTGTATGTTATGAGACATTTCAGTCTCCAAAAGTGTCATGCCGGATGCTGAGCTGCGGGCACACTTTTTGCCATGACTGTTTGGTCAAGTGTCTTCTGGCATCACGGGAAGATGGCCGGCTACAGAACAGCCTCATCTGCCCCATCTGTCGCTTTGTGACCTTCCTTTGCAGGAAGAGAGCCTGCTGGTCTTCCAAGACTGACCTGACGCCTCCATCTCTGGAGTTACCACTCTCACCTTCTTCACTGCCTTGTGGAGTATCATTGGGGCCAGCAAACACTTTAGTGGTGCCTGTCCAATTCCTGATGCCGTTGAGTGGTTACGATGGCCACCAGAATGCTTGTGGCTGCCCTAGCATGGACTTGATGGTGCGCCCTGATGGCTCGGAACGGGAATCTCACGTGTTCATTATCACTCAATGTGGAATGCCACTAATTGAAGAGAACTATGATGTCATAGCTCAAAACAGCAATGTGGAAGCTCCAGGATCAGTGGTATCTCAGAGGTCTCTAGGAATGGGTTGCTTCCAATCACCCATTATCCTGGCAATTTTCCTTGTCTCCGCTGTCGCTCTTTTGGGGGCTGTGCTTCCCTGGCTTCTACTTGTGAAAAAGAATGAATGA